A DNA window from Candidatus Sulfidibacterium hydrothermale contains the following coding sequences:
- the radC gene encoding RadC family protein, whose protein sequence is MKPTISKDQPIRLWAEDDRPREKMLLKGKNSLSNAELIALLIGSGNGDESAVQLARRMLESVDNNLITFSKLGIEELSRFRGMGKAKAISILAAFELGKRRVAEGVIRQAKITSSRDMYELLLPELTDRYYEAFYVVFLDRANKIIRKLNISTGGVAGTVVDPKRIFKQALDFNASSIILAHNHPSDNLKPSENDIKLTRKLKRAGEALDISVLDHIIVGNDNYFSFADEGLL, encoded by the coding sequence ATGAAACCAACAATTTCAAAAGATCAGCCCATCCGGTTGTGGGCTGAAGATGATCGCCCGCGTGAAAAAATGTTGCTGAAAGGAAAAAATTCACTCAGCAATGCCGAATTGATAGCTTTGCTTATTGGCTCCGGCAATGGTGATGAGTCGGCTGTGCAGCTGGCCCGGCGGATGCTGGAAAGTGTGGATAACAACCTGATTACATTTTCTAAATTAGGAATTGAAGAGCTTTCTCGTTTTCGTGGCATGGGAAAAGCCAAAGCCATCAGTATTCTTGCAGCTTTTGAATTAGGGAAACGCCGTGTGGCAGAGGGAGTTATCCGGCAAGCAAAAATCACGTCCAGCCGCGATATGTATGAATTACTGTTGCCCGAACTTACCGATCGTTATTACGAAGCTTTTTATGTGGTTTTTCTTGATCGGGCCAACAAGATCATTCGCAAATTAAATATCAGTACCGGTGGTGTGGCCGGCACTGTAGTGGACCCGAAAAGAATTTTTAAACAGGCACTCGATTTTAATGCTTCATCGATTATTTTAGCACATAATCATCCGTCGGATAATTTAAAGCCAAGTGAAAACGACATTAAACTTACCCGTAAATTAAAAAGAGCCGGCGAAGCCCTCGATATTTCTGTGTTAGATCATATCATTGTCGGAAACGATAATTATTTTAGTTTTGCCGATGAAGGTTTGTTGTAA
- a CDS encoding PAS domain S-box protein: MAKIYLCKGEMEMRMDQPILADSNYHKAFRILSDQAADTQYLLLLKKMSANAYRLGDNMEMREFALIGLQVAQKLGDKEKEGIFSNLLGIAMDGMGNKADALIYYQKALKIFSHLKNEKRISSVEMNLGVLSQEQKDIKNAKRYYENALISAEKVHDTGVLTAVYLNLANIYSYENNLSEALKYSFKSLELSRMSKNVNTEALNLNNIGDTYQKMNNLDSAYIYYRKALRLSEKVYDVRTMSVIMVSLSELYAMRNQIDSALYYANRGWELLKKGGDVYDQLYALKQLEKLYARKKDYHKAYQLLQKFVVIHDSVYSAKNRSRLDRVKMQYLFKVKDQTLKLARERQKLFRAYLFVSLFALLLVIGVGIFLLRIRTLRDRELKKRMAFVDSLLEYSESFVLMLDRDLKISYLSPSYQKTFGHSLKDRKGGDPFDFVHPDEVDHLRALLNDFFIGKRKRLEFSFRLRKSTGEYRYMQGVFNNRLDNPELNGYVLNFWDVTELRKTQQAISESERKYYDIFNAFPDIYFRIDNQGKVTEISPSVKSVAGYEREEVLGKSMYDFVEIDREWPRISKILQRIQRVKDFSLTLRTKQGKLLYCSLNIHELRDSDQNLLGYEGVLRDITDRVLAEKRLRQSENQLKEANASKDKLLSIIGHDLLGPIGTQKSILDMVIDDVEDFSREEILSLLKTMKPSLDATYTMIENLLSWARIMRKSISPRIAQENITEIVRKSFDLLSQQASRKNIKLVYEGDEKVEGLFDKNMIEIVIRNLLSNAIKFSHPDSKITVTVAKGSGEVVVSVSDEGTGLTKEQIEKILKEKEKMESRPGTRKEKGTGLGLVVVKEFIQLNNGKLFIESEPGKGTTFSFTIPLA; the protein is encoded by the coding sequence TTGGCTAAAATTTATCTCTGTAAAGGAGAGATGGAGATGCGGATGGATCAGCCAATATTGGCCGATTCAAATTACCATAAAGCATTTCGTATTTTATCTGACCAGGCAGCAGATACCCAATATTTATTGCTTTTGAAAAAAATGTCGGCCAATGCTTATCGCCTGGGAGACAATATGGAAATGCGGGAGTTTGCGTTGATTGGTTTGCAGGTAGCTCAAAAATTGGGCGATAAAGAAAAGGAAGGGATTTTTAGTAATCTCTTGGGCATTGCTATGGATGGAATGGGCAATAAAGCTGATGCCCTAATTTATTATCAGAAAGCATTGAAGATCTTTTCTCATTTAAAGAATGAAAAACGGATTTCCAGTGTGGAAATGAATCTTGGTGTGCTGAGCCAGGAACAGAAGGATATTAAAAATGCGAAAAGATATTATGAAAATGCATTGATATCAGCAGAAAAGGTTCATGATACCGGTGTTTTGACTGCGGTTTATCTGAATTTGGCGAATATTTATTCGTACGAAAACAATTTGTCTGAGGCACTTAAATATTCATTTAAGTCGCTCGAATTAAGCCGGATGTCAAAAAATGTGAACACAGAAGCCCTGAACCTGAACAATATAGGCGATACTTATCAGAAGATGAACAATCTTGATTCGGCATATATTTATTATCGCAAAGCCCTTCGTTTGTCAGAAAAGGTTTATGATGTTCGAACCATGAGTGTTATCATGGTTAGCCTCTCGGAACTTTATGCCATGAGAAATCAGATTGATTCGGCATTGTATTATGCTAATCGGGGATGGGAATTGTTGAAAAAAGGGGGAGATGTTTATGACCAGCTTTATGCTTTAAAACAACTTGAAAAATTATATGCCCGGAAAAAAGATTACCACAAAGCTTATCAGTTACTTCAAAAATTTGTGGTGATACACGACAGTGTTTATTCGGCCAAAAACCGTTCTCGCCTTGACCGGGTGAAAATGCAATATCTCTTTAAGGTAAAAGATCAAACCCTGAAGTTGGCACGTGAGCGTCAGAAATTATTCCGGGCTTATCTGTTTGTATCACTTTTTGCTTTGTTGTTGGTTATCGGAGTGGGGATTTTCCTTCTTCGTATCCGTACCCTTCGCGATCGTGAACTGAAAAAAAGAATGGCCTTTGTGGATAGCCTTTTGGAATATTCCGAAAGTTTTGTGCTGATGCTCGACCGCGATCTGAAGATTTCGTATCTCAGTCCGTCGTACCAGAAAACATTTGGGCATTCGCTGAAAGATCGTAAAGGGGGCGACCCATTTGATTTTGTTCATCCGGATGAAGTGGATCATCTTAGGGCATTGCTGAATGATTTTTTTATCGGGAAAAGAAAACGGCTCGAATTTTCATTCCGCCTGAGAAAAAGTACCGGAGAATACCGTTATATGCAAGGCGTTTTTAATAATCGTCTCGATAATCCGGAACTAAACGGATATGTGCTCAATTTTTGGGATGTAACCGAGTTGCGAAAAACCCAACAGGCAATATCCGAAAGTGAAAGAAAATACTATGACATCTTTAATGCTTTTCCGGATATCTATTTCCGGATTGATAATCAGGGAAAGGTAACCGAGATAAGTCCGTCGGTGAAATCCGTGGCGGGGTATGAAAGAGAAGAAGTGTTGGGTAAATCAATGTATGATTTTGTGGAAATTGACCGGGAATGGCCACGTATTAGTAAGATTTTGCAACGCATACAGCGGGTAAAAGATTTTAGCCTTACCTTGCGTACTAAGCAAGGAAAACTTCTTTATTGTTCGTTGAATATTCATGAGCTAAGAGATTCAGATCAGAATTTATTGGGTTACGAAGGTGTATTGCGCGATATTACCGATCGTGTTTTGGCGGAGAAACGTTTACGGCAGTCTGAAAATCAATTAAAAGAAGCAAACGCATCCAAAGACAAGTTGCTTTCTATCATCGGACACGATTTATTGGGACCTATCGGTACCCAGAAATCGATTCTGGACATGGTTATCGACGATGTGGAAGATTTTTCTCGCGAAGAGATTCTCAGCCTTTTAAAAACCATGAAACCTTCGCTGGATGCTACCTATACCATGATTGAGAATTTGCTTTCGTGGGCCCGTATTATGCGGAAAAGTATTTCGCCCCGTATAGCACAAGAAAATATTACCGAGATTGTTCGTAAATCGTTTGACTTACTGTCACAGCAGGCTTCCCGGAAAAATATCAAACTGGTATATGAAGGAGATGAAAAAGTGGAAGGGTTGTTTGATAAAAATATGATAGAAATCGTGATCCGGAATTTGCTTTCTAATGCCATAAAGTTTTCGCATCCTGATAGTAAAATCACCGTTACGGTGGCCAAAGGTTCCGGTGAAGTGGTGGTGAGTGTTTCTGATGAAGGAACCGGATTGACCAAAGAGCAAATTGAAAAAATTCTGAAAGAAAAAGAAAAAATGGAATCACGGCCGGGTACCCGGAAAGAAAAAGGAACGGGGCTTGGTTTGGTAGTGGTGAAAGAATTTATTCAGTTGAACAACGGAAAACTCTTTATTGAAAGTGAGCCGGGAAAAGGTACTACATTTAGTTTTACCATTCCTTTGGCCTAA
- the murA gene encoding UDP-N-acetylglucosamine 1-carboxyvinyltransferase, giving the protein MGSFKIVGGHRLRGSIRPQGAKNEALQVICATLLTSEPVILHNVPDIRDVNRLIELLKGFGVKVEKIADESYRFQAAELDLDYLDSDDFFQKATSIRGSIMILGPLLARYGRGVIPQPGGDKIGRRRLDTHFNGLQKLGVSFVYDEAEKRYDVTTKGLKGNEMLLEEASVTGTANILMAAVMAEGKTVIFNAACEPYLVQLSKMLIQMGARIDGVGSNLLTIHGVSSLHGTTHTLLADMIEVGSFIGMAAMTRSSLTIENTRLADLGMIPTVFRRLGVGVEQQGDHIFVPAQEHYTIETFIDGSIMTIADAPWPGFTPDLISIVLVVATQAKGSVLIHQKMFESRLFFVDKLIDMGARIILCDPHRATVIGLDNAQPLRGIRMTSPDIRAGVALLIAALSADGTSIIDNIEQIDRGYQHIDTRLRALGADIQRIS; this is encoded by the coding sequence ATGGGCTCTTTTAAAATAGTCGGAGGGCATCGCCTGCGGGGCTCCATTCGTCCGCAAGGAGCCAAAAATGAAGCACTTCAGGTGATTTGTGCGACCTTGCTCACCTCCGAACCGGTTATTTTGCATAATGTACCTGATATTCGGGATGTCAATCGTCTGATCGAATTGCTGAAAGGTTTTGGGGTAAAGGTAGAAAAGATAGCGGACGAAAGTTATCGTTTTCAGGCTGCCGAATTGGATCTTGATTATTTGGATTCGGATGATTTTTTTCAGAAAGCCACCAGCATTCGCGGAAGCATTATGATTTTAGGGCCGCTTTTGGCCAGATACGGTCGGGGCGTAATTCCACAACCCGGTGGAGATAAAATCGGTCGTCGCCGCCTGGATACCCATTTTAACGGCTTGCAAAAGTTGGGCGTTTCGTTTGTTTATGATGAAGCAGAAAAACGCTATGACGTAACTACCAAAGGGCTTAAAGGCAATGAAATGCTGCTTGAAGAAGCTTCGGTAACCGGTACGGCTAATATTCTGATGGCTGCAGTAATGGCCGAAGGAAAAACCGTGATTTTTAATGCAGCTTGCGAACCTTATCTGGTGCAATTGAGCAAAATGCTTATTCAAATGGGTGCCCGTATTGATGGCGTGGGGTCCAATCTGCTGACCATTCACGGGGTTTCGTCACTTCACGGAACTACGCATACGCTGCTGGCTGATATGATTGAAGTAGGCAGTTTTATCGGAATGGCCGCTATGACCCGCTCGTCGTTGACTATTGAAAATACCCGGCTTGCTGATTTGGGAATGATCCCTACCGTTTTCAGACGGCTTGGTGTTGGTGTGGAACAACAGGGTGATCATATTTTTGTTCCGGCTCAGGAACATTATACCATCGAAACTTTTATTGACGGCTCTATCATGACGATTGCCGATGCGCCGTGGCCCGGTTTTACTCCGGACCTGATCAGTATTGTTTTGGTTGTAGCCACCCAGGCCAAAGGGAGTGTGCTCATTCATCAAAAGATGTTTGAAAGCCGCCTTTTCTTTGTGGATAAACTGATTGATATGGGGGCTCGTATTATTCTATGTGATCCGCACAGAGCTACGGTTATCGGATTGGATAATGCTCAGCCGTTACGGGGCATCCGGATGACCTCGCCGGACATTCGTGCCGGAGTGGCTTTGTTAATTGCGGCTTTGTCAGCCGATGGAACCAGTATCATCGATAATATTGAACAGATCGACCGGGGATATCAGCACATTGATACCCGTTTGCGTGCGCTTGGGGCAGATATTCAGCGGATTTCCTGA
- a CDS encoding penicillin-binding protein 1A, whose protein sequence is MIQEKSENKDKKKKKWWNYITKFWLLYFLSLGLVVLFFYGIVTGFFGKMPTFRQLENPQTSQASEVISSDGQLLGTYFIENRSNVTYRQISPYLINALIATEDVRFEDHSGIDPRALLRVAYGLLTGKHKGGGSTITQQLAKNLFPRGKLNKLQLVVRKFQEWVTAVKLERYYSKEEIIAMYLNTVFFGHNAYGIKSAARTFFDKSPDSLNLQEAALLAGVVNMPTHYSPILHPKAAMKRRNLVLAQMAKYGYISEAVRDSVSKLPLGVEHYGLLNHNTGEARYFREYLRKILTKHKPQRKNYWNIHQYHNDSIEWETDPLYGWCNKNTKADGSHFNIYTDGLKIYTTIDTRMQHYAEDAVREYLSQTLQPEFYAHWKGHPHAPFVFPGASEQEIERQIHKIMIQAMKRSFRYHEMKRAGIPEDSIERVFHKPVPMKVFSWKGIIDTVMTPMDSIRYYKFFLNAGLMSMEPQTGYVRAYVGGIDYRFFKYDHVTQAKRQVGSTFKPFLYTLAMQEGEYSPCYKVPNISYSVPLPNGKFWTPHNADSRRIGEEVTLKWALANSNNWISAWLISRFSPQAVIQMARKMGVTSPIPPVPAIALGTPDLSLYEMVGAMNTFPDKGVYIKPVFVTKIEDKNGNILYQAAPKKTEAMSEITAYKMIKLLEGVVESGTGIRLRYRYGFNNPVAGKTGTTQNQSDGWFMGIVPRLTTGVWVGAEDRSVHFRTIKLGQGANMALPIWAIYMRKIYNDPSLGISPKDDFAKPLKDIDIEFDCAKYDKKHKALNPNATQQSDHF, encoded by the coding sequence ATGATTCAGGAAAAAAGCGAAAATAAAGATAAAAAAAAGAAAAAATGGTGGAATTATATCACCAAATTTTGGCTGCTGTATTTCCTTAGCCTTGGGCTTGTGGTGTTGTTTTTTTATGGAATTGTTACCGGCTTTTTTGGGAAAATGCCTACTTTCAGACAGCTGGAAAATCCACAAACCAGTCAGGCTTCTGAAGTAATTTCTTCCGACGGACAGCTGCTGGGGACTTATTTTATTGAAAACCGTTCAAATGTTACTTACCGGCAAATTTCTCCTTATCTGATTAATGCTTTAATTGCTACGGAAGATGTTCGTTTTGAAGATCATTCAGGCATTGACCCGCGGGCATTGTTGCGGGTAGCTTACGGTTTGCTTACCGGCAAGCACAAAGGAGGCGGAAGTACAATAACCCAACAGTTGGCCAAAAACCTTTTCCCCCGTGGTAAGCTTAATAAGTTACAGTTGGTGGTACGGAAATTTCAGGAATGGGTAACGGCGGTAAAGCTGGAACGTTATTATTCCAAGGAAGAAATTATTGCCATGTATCTGAATACTGTTTTTTTCGGGCATAATGCTTACGGAATTAAATCGGCAGCCAGGACCTTTTTTGATAAATCTCCCGATTCGTTAAATCTTCAGGAAGCTGCTTTGTTGGCCGGAGTGGTAAATATGCCTACGCATTACAGCCCCATTTTACATCCCAAAGCAGCGATGAAAAGACGTAATCTGGTTCTTGCCCAGATGGCCAAATACGGATATATTTCAGAAGCGGTACGCGATTCGGTATCCAAGCTTCCGCTTGGGGTGGAACATTATGGTTTGTTGAATCATAATACCGGCGAAGCCCGTTATTTTAGAGAATATCTTCGAAAAATTCTGACAAAACACAAACCACAACGAAAAAATTATTGGAACATTCACCAATATCACAACGATTCAATAGAATGGGAAACCGATCCGCTATATGGATGGTGTAATAAAAATACAAAAGCGGATGGCTCACATTTTAATATTTATACCGATGGATTAAAAATTTATACTACCATCGATACCCGTATGCAGCATTATGCCGAAGATGCTGTTCGTGAATATCTTTCGCAAACCCTGCAGCCCGAATTTTATGCTCATTGGAAAGGACATCCGCACGCACCGTTTGTTTTTCCGGGAGCCAGTGAACAGGAAATTGAGCGTCAGATTCATAAAATTATGATTCAGGCCATGAAACGTTCATTCCGTTATCATGAGATGAAAAGAGCTGGGATTCCGGAAGATTCGATTGAGCGGGTTTTTCATAAACCGGTGCCCATGAAAGTTTTTTCATGGAAAGGAATTATCGACACGGTGATGACACCAATGGATTCCATTCGGTATTACAAATTCTTCCTGAATGCCGGATTGATGTCCATGGAACCGCAAACCGGTTATGTACGGGCTTATGTGGGCGGTATTGATTATCGTTTCTTTAAATATGATCATGTAACACAGGCCAAACGACAGGTGGGTTCTACGTTTAAACCTTTCCTTTACACATTGGCCATGCAGGAAGGAGAATACAGCCCCTGCTACAAAGTGCCTAATATTTCGTATAGTGTTCCTTTGCCCAATGGAAAATTCTGGACGCCACACAATGCCGATTCGCGCCGGATAGGAGAGGAAGTAACTTTAAAATGGGCGTTGGCCAACTCCAATAACTGGATTTCTGCCTGGCTGATTAGCCGGTTTTCACCCCAGGCAGTGATTCAAATGGCGCGGAAAATGGGGGTTACTTCTCCTATACCGCCGGTTCCGGCCATTGCGTTGGGAACCCCTGATTTGTCCCTTTATGAAATGGTTGGTGCAATGAATACGTTCCCGGATAAAGGGGTTTATATAAAACCGGTATTTGTTACCAAGATAGAAGATAAAAACGGAAATATTCTTTATCAGGCTGCGCCGAAAAAAACGGAAGCCATGAGTGAGATAACCGCTTATAAAATGATTAAACTGCTTGAAGGAGTTGTGGAAAGCGGAACCGGTATTCGTTTGCGTTACCGCTATGGTTTTAATAATCCGGTGGCAGGAAAAACAGGAACAACACAAAATCAGTCTGATGGCTGGTTTATGGGAATTGTCCCCCGGTTGACAACTGGTGTATGGGTGGGGGCTGAAGATCGCAGCGTTCATTTCCGAACCATTAAACTGGGACAGGGAGCCAATATGGCTCTGCCTATTTGGGCCATTTATATGCGGAAAATATATAATGATCCTTCGTTAGGAATCAGTCCGAAGGATGATTTTGCTAAGCCGTTGAAAGATATTGATATCGAATTTGATTGCGCTAAATATGATAAAAAACACAAAGCATTGAATCCAAATGCCACTCAACAGAGTGATCATTTTTAA
- a CDS encoding nucleotide exchange factor GrpE, whose product MSTKKQDKNKKQEVADDVTFENQPETQKQEEKKEKESVDSTHKEKKKTKKSSTQKKLEELQEKYDDLNDKYMRLYSEFDNYRKRTAKERIELQKSASQEMILAILPVVDDLERAIQAFEEHHLSEEAKKGIELIYNKLMTILKQRGLEEIDAKGQPFDTDFHEAVTNIPAPSKELKGKNVDVIQKGYMLNGKVIRYAKVVVGQ is encoded by the coding sequence ATGAGTACAAAAAAACAAGATAAAAATAAAAAACAGGAAGTTGCTGATGATGTAACTTTTGAGAATCAACCGGAAACACAAAAACAGGAAGAAAAAAAAGAAAAAGAATCGGTTGATTCAACCCATAAAGAGAAGAAGAAAACAAAAAAATCTTCCACGCAGAAAAAGCTGGAAGAGCTTCAGGAAAAATATGATGACCTGAACGACAAATACATGCGGCTTTATTCGGAGTTTGACAACTACCGCAAGCGAACGGCAAAAGAACGGATTGAATTGCAAAAATCGGCTTCGCAAGAAATGATCCTTGCAATTTTGCCGGTGGTTGACGATTTGGAACGTGCTATTCAGGCTTTTGAAGAGCATCATTTAAGTGAAGAAGCGAAAAAAGGTATCGAGCTGATATATAATAAATTGATGACAATCCTGAAACAAAGAGGATTGGAAGAAATTGATGCCAAAGGGCAACCGTTCGATACGGATTTTCATGAAGCGGTAACGAATATACCGGCTCCTTCAAAAGAACTGAAAGGCAAAAACGTGGATGTCATTCAGAAAGGATATATGCTGAATGGAAAGGTAATTCGCTATGCGAAAGTTGTTGTCGGACAATAA
- a CDS encoding DUF4290 domain-containing protein, whose protein sequence is MEYNTARDKMAIPEYGRNIQKMVQHVVQIEDRKERTAAAKRVVEIMANMHPQVREVSDYMHKLWDHLYFISDFKLDVDSPYPPPEKEAISRRPEKLHYSENHIRFKHYGKHLENMIKYVSGLEDGPEKKELTLMIANQMKRAYLNWNRDSVSDKMILSQLEELSNGKLKLDDDVQLIPTNEVLSGSRNKKKKNNQNKNNNNGRKKKYGRKSY, encoded by the coding sequence ATGGAATATAACACCGCACGCGACAAAATGGCTATTCCCGAATATGGTCGTAATATCCAAAAAATGGTTCAGCATGTTGTTCAGATTGAAGATCGTAAAGAACGGACAGCGGCTGCCAAAAGAGTGGTTGAGATCATGGCCAATATGCATCCGCAGGTAAGGGAAGTCAGTGATTATATGCACAAACTGTGGGACCATCTTTATTTTATCTCAGATTTTAAACTTGATGTGGACAGCCCTTATCCGCCTCCGGAAAAAGAGGCGATCAGCCGTCGTCCTGAAAAATTGCATTACAGCGAAAATCACATCCGTTTTAAACATTACGGAAAACATCTTGAAAACATGATAAAATATGTTTCAGGATTGGAAGACGGACCGGAGAAAAAAGAGCTGACACTGATGATTGCGAATCAGATGAAACGGGCTTACCTGAACTGGAACCGGGATTCGGTAAGTGACAAAATGATTCTAAGCCAGTTGGAAGAACTCTCTAACGGCAAGCTAAAGCTGGATGATGATGTTCAGCTGATTCCGACAAACGAAGTGTTGTCCGGATCCCGTAATAAAAAGAAGAAAAACAACCAAAACAAAAATAATAACAACGGCAGGAAGAAAAAATACGGCCGGAAATCTTATTAA
- the dnaJ gene encoding molecular chaperone DnaJ — MSKRDYYDVLGVSKDASQAEIKKAYRKMAIKYHPDKNPNDKEAEEKFKEAAEAYEVLSNPEKRAKYDQFGHAGVGGGAAGGGFSGGGMSMEDIFSHFGDIFGGHFSFGGSSFGGGSYGGGSGRRRMRKGSNLRVRVKLTLSEMAHGVEKKIKIKKYVPCPACHGTGAEPGTQPTTCPTCHGTGQVTRVTNTFLGQMQTSSTCPQCGGEGEIITKKCTTCHGDGIVKSEEVVTINIPAGVNDGMQLSLSGKGNAAPRGGIPGDLIVLIEEIPHPSLKRDGNNLLYDLYVSFPDAALGTTVEIPTVDGKARVKLPAGTQGGKVLRLKGKGLPDVNGYGKGDLLVNVNIWTPRNLTHEEKRILEKLKDSPNFKPNPTSKDRSYFDRMREFFS; from the coding sequence ATGAGTAAACGTGATTATTACGATGTGCTCGGCGTTTCAAAAGATGCCTCGCAGGCCGAAATAAAAAAGGCCTACAGGAAGATGGCCATTAAATATCATCCGGATAAAAATCCGAATGATAAAGAGGCCGAGGAAAAATTTAAAGAAGCTGCCGAAGCGTATGAAGTATTGAGTAATCCCGAAAAACGGGCCAAGTATGATCAATTTGGTCATGCCGGCGTGGGCGGTGGAGCTGCCGGTGGTGGTTTCAGTGGTGGCGGAATGTCCATGGAAGATATTTTCAGCCATTTTGGCGATATCTTTGGCGGACATTTCAGCTTTGGTGGAAGTTCGTTTGGCGGGGGCTCTTACGGTGGAGGCTCCGGAAGACGTCGTATGCGGAAAGGGTCGAATCTGCGGGTGAGAGTGAAACTGACTTTGTCAGAAATGGCTCATGGCGTAGAGAAAAAAATTAAAATTAAAAAATATGTGCCCTGTCCGGCGTGTCATGGAACCGGAGCTGAACCGGGTACGCAGCCCACAACGTGTCCTACCTGTCACGGAACAGGACAGGTTACCCGGGTGACCAATACTTTTCTCGGACAAATGCAAACCTCTTCCACCTGTCCGCAGTGTGGGGGAGAAGGAGAAATCATTACTAAAAAATGTACTACTTGTCATGGTGACGGTATTGTGAAGTCTGAGGAAGTGGTAACCATTAATATCCCGGCAGGAGTGAACGACGGAATGCAGCTGAGCCTGAGTGGAAAAGGAAATGCTGCTCCCCGTGGTGGAATTCCCGGCGATTTGATTGTGCTGATTGAAGAGATCCCGCACCCGAGCCTGAAACGCGACGGAAATAATTTGCTGTACGATCTCTATGTCAGCTTTCCGGATGCCGCACTGGGAACAACCGTTGAAATCCCTACGGTAGACGGAAAAGCCCGTGTGAAATTGCCGGCCGGAACTCAGGGGGGAAAAGTGTTGCGACTGAAAGGAAAAGGTTTGCCGGATGTAAATGGATACGGAAAAGGTGATTTACTGGTGAACGTGAATATCTGGACTCCGAGAAACCTGACACACGAAGAAAAACGAATTTTGGAAAAACTGAAAGATTCGCCCAACTTCAAACCCAATCCCACATCCAAAGATCGAAGTTATTTCGACCGGATGCGTGAATTTTTCTCCTAA
- the wecB gene encoding non-hydrolyzing UDP-N-acetylglucosamine 2-epimerase: MKIVTLIGARPQIIKAAALSRVIKNRFPDEVEEIIVHTGQHYDANMSQVFIDELGIPEPRVNLNIGSGTHGWQTAGMITGVEKILLDEKPDYLVLYGDTNSTLAGAVAASKIHVPVVHIEAGLRSFNKSMPEEINRIMADHVSTLLFTPTETGYQNLLREGFRPDNPSPFTADRPGIFHCGDVMYDNSLYFKEIALKKSTILKQLNLEDQAFYLATVHRDSNTDHPRRLQAIFESFLQIATTGGKPVVVPLHPRTAKLLEKNIGEKLYQQIQKEDKIRLIPPVSFLDMIMLESRCEMVFTDSGGVQKEAYFFEKPAIILRSETEWKEIVEQGCGVVADADKDNIMAAFDLFSKKKDELVFPPLYGDGKAAEFMVSKMLQNR; encoded by the coding sequence ATGAAGATTGTAACCCTGATTGGAGCCCGTCCGCAGATTATTAAAGCTGCTGCGTTAAGCCGGGTGATAAAGAACCGTTTCCCGGATGAAGTGGAAGAAATTATTGTTCATACCGGACAGCACTACGATGCCAACATGTCGCAGGTTTTTATTGATGAGTTGGGAATTCCGGAGCCCCGGGTAAATCTGAATATCGGAAGCGGAACCCACGGTTGGCAAACCGCCGGAATGATTACGGGGGTTGAAAAAATTCTTTTGGATGAAAAACCCGATTATCTGGTGCTTTATGGCGATACCAACTCCACACTGGCCGGAGCAGTGGCCGCTTCCAAGATTCATGTTCCGGTGGTGCATATCGAAGCCGGTTTGCGATCGTTCAACAAAAGTATGCCCGAAGAGATCAACCGGATTATGGCCGACCATGTTTCCACCTTGTTGTTTACCCCCACAGAAACCGGATACCAGAATCTTTTGCGAGAAGGTTTTCGTCCCGATAATCCGTCGCCATTTACCGCCGACCGGCCCGGGATTTTTCATTGTGGTGATGTGATGTACGATAATAGCTTGTATTTTAAAGAAATTGCTTTGAAAAAGAGTACAATTCTGAAGCAGCTTAATCTGGAAGATCAGGCTTTTTATTTGGCTACAGTACATCGCGACAGCAATACCGATCATCCCCGGCGTTTGCAGGCTATTTTTGAATCGTTTCTGCAAATAGCTACAACCGGAGGAAAACCGGTAGTAGTGCCGTTACATCCGCGGACGGCCAAATTACTGGAAAAAAATATCGGAGAAAAACTGTATCAGCAAATTCAAAAAGAGGATAAAATACGACTGATTCCTCCCGTTTCATTTCTGGATATGATCATGCTGGAAAGCCGGTGCGAGATGGTTTTTACCGATTCGGGCGGTGTACAGAAAGAAGCTTATTTCTTTGAAAAACCGGCTATTATTTTGCGCTCGGAAACCGAATGGAAAGAAATAGTGGAACAAGGTTGTGGTGTGGTGGCCGATGCCGACAAAGACAACATAATGGCCGCTTTTGATCTTTTCAGTAAGAAAAAAGATGAACTGGTTTTCCCCCCGTTGTATGGCGATGGCAAAGCGGCGGAATTTATGGTTTCTAAAATGCTTCAGAACCGGTAA